In one window of Onychomys torridus chromosome 5, mOncTor1.1, whole genome shotgun sequence DNA:
- the Reeld1 gene encoding LOW QUALITY PROTEIN: reelin domain-containing protein 1 (The sequence of the model RefSeq protein was modified relative to this genomic sequence to represent the inferred CDS: inserted 1 base in 1 codon; deleted 1 base in 1 codon; substituted 1 base at 1 genomic stop codon), with product MDDGGSLTSMAIYGTKYAMLSFQMGQKLECVRNSQDSMGFLLQACTVADGQTAGTFVSPPCHSKLMSCSGKADTVTHXQVPKEEALFMWKAPAQPVGELDSCKRAHCTPSVTKPTYAIFSSKLAEQDTAPASIXGTTLPGDAGNLSQSSSHIATGSSSGQQPRIWSNPTLQPSLDVHRLERLVPLREGSLYSFVSIPNTHHRAQDDLSFDSSETCLPLDKDEQVANPTPDFQTLGTSRSPSDASRPSVSFLYEHREAGLEEETAETGMGYLSKTSVRPGVKLEETGAPLRTPQVGTPICLSTTLALTLAAGLCYLYCWYCHKWTEGSFGECTAGAVAGMTERRVHVRKTGEPGSGQSRPWLTTSVSFQHPADFTETRVCLVHCCVPVQSPYCIFPNTQRVIDNYVSDG from the exons AGTGTGTGAGAAACAGTCAAGACTCCATGGGGTTTCTTCTGCAAGCGTGCACAGTGGCTGATGGCCAGACAGCTGGCACCTTTGTCTCACCTCCTTGCCATTCTAAACTGATGAGTTGTTCTGGAAAGGCAGACACTGTCACTCACTGACAAGTTCCCAAAGAGGAAGCTCTTTTCATGTGGAAAGCCCCTGCCCAGCCTGTGGGGGAATTAGATTCCTGTAAGAGAGCACACTGTACCCCTTCAGTAACCAAGCCCACTTA TGCCATATTCTCTAGCAAGTTGGCAGAACAAG ACACTGCTCCTGCCAGCA CGGGGACAACACTCCCTGGGGATGCAGGAAATCTGTCCCAGTCATCTTCACACATAGCTACTGGAAGCAGCAGTGGCCAGCAACCCAGAATATGGAGCAACCCAACCTTACAACCATCCCTGGATGTCCACAGGTTAGAGAGGCTTGTGCCCCTCAGAGAAGGCTCCCTATACAGCTTTGTTTCCATCCCAAACACCCACCATAG GGCTCAGGACGATCTAAGCTTTGATTCTTCAGAAACTTGCCTACCCTTAGATAAGGATGAACAG GTAGCCAATCCAACCCCTGACTTCCAAACCCTTGGCACGTCCAGGAGCCCATCAGATGCATCCAGGCCCTCTGTCAGCTTCTTATATGAGCACAGGGAAGCTGGACTGGAGGAGGAAACTGCAGAGACTGGTATGGGATACCTTAGCAAAACCAGCGTAAGACCTGGAGTGAAGCTAGAGGAAACCGGTGCCCCGCTCAGGACTCCTCAGGTAGGAACCCCAATTTGCCTGTCAACCACCCTGGCTCTGACCCTGGCTGCTGGACTTTGCTATCTGTATTGCTGGTATTGCCACAAGTGGACAGAA GGGTCCTTTGGTGAATGTACCGCAGGTGCTGTTGCAGGAATGACAGAGAGGAGAGTGCATGTCAGGAAGAcaggtgagccaggcagtg GACAGTCTCGGCCCTGGCTTACTACCTCAGTGTCTTTCCAGCACCCTGCAGACTTCACAGAGACGCGGGTGTGTCTTGTTCACTGCTGTGTCCCAGTGCAGAGTCCCTACTGCATTTTTCCTAATACACAGCGAGTCATCGATAACTATGTGTCTGACGGGTGA